Within Pseudomonas brassicacearum, the genomic segment TGCCACGAATCATCGGCGTCAGGTGGGGCACGAAGGTCAGCCCGACTTCCTTGCCCGCGGCCCGGCGCAATCCCTGGCGAATTTCCGGGAGGTGGCGATGCCCCTTGACCGCGTATGCCTTCATGCTTTCCGACGTCTCGGAGTACAGCGAGCCGACACTGGCTCCGCGCCCGGCACCGCTGACACCGGATTTGCAATCGGCAATCAGACGCGAAGCATCGGCAAGACCGGCCTCAAGCAGCGGCAGGAACCCCAACTGTGTGGCCGTCGGATAGCAACCCGGCACGGCGATCAATCGTGCCTGTTTGATTTTCTCGCGATTGACTTCCGGCAATCCATAGACCGCCTCGACGAGCAGATCTGGCGCGCCGTGAGGCTGGCCATACCACTTGGCCCATTCATCGGCGTCCTGCAGGCGGAAGTCCGCCGATAGGTCGATGACCTTGGTCCCGGCTGCCAGCAGTTCACCTGCCAAGGCATGGGCGACGCCATGGGGCGTGGCGAAGAACACCACATCGCAGGCACCGAGGGTCTTGATGTCCGGAACGCTGAACGCCAGGCCGTCGTAATGGCCTCGCAGGTTCGGGTACATGTCGGCGACGGCCAGGCCGGCCTCGGATCGGGAGGTGATGACCACCACCTCAGCCTGCGGGTGCTGTGCCAGCAGACGCAGCAGTTCGACACCGGTGTAACCCGTGCCGCCGACGATACCGACCTTGACCATAAACCTGCCCTCAACGAACCCACTGGAAAGCCGTCGATGATAGGGGCCGCAAGGCGCGGCGACAACCGTCAAGGTGACGTGTGGCCGCTCTAACCTCTACTATCAGGCTACCGTGAATTCTGGGAATAACTAAAAATGCTCTATCTGTGGCTCAAAGCACTTCACATCGTCAGCATGGTCTGCTGGTTCGCCGGTCTGTTCTACCTGCCTCGCCTGTTTGTCTATCACGCCCAAAGCGAGGACAGCGTCAGCAAAGAACGTTTCAGCGTCATGGAGCGCAAGTTGTACCGCGGCATCATGGGTCCGGCGATGATTGCCACCCTGGTATTCGGCATCTGGCTGCTCAGCCTCAACGCCAGCGCCTACTTCACCCAAGGTGGCTGGATGCACGCCAAGCTGACCCTGGTCGTGCTGCTAATCGGTTACCACCATATGTGCGGCGCCCAGGTGAAGCGTTTCGCCCGTGGCGAAAACACCCGCAGCCATGTCTTTTATCGCTGGTTCAATGAAGTGCCGGTTCTGATATTGCTGGCTATCGTAATTCTGGTCGTGGTCCGGCCGTTCTAACCTCCAATCTGCATCCATTATCCGGGGTACTTGCCATGTCGTTGCCCGCTCTGCTTGAACAACGCTTGCGCCTGCCCATCGTGGCGGCGCCAATGTTCCTGATTTCCAATCCGCAACTGGTACTGGCTTGCTGCCGCAACGGTATCGTCGGCAGTTTTCCGGCGTTGAACCAGCGCGAAAGCAGTGGTTTCAAGAACTGGCTGGAGGAAATCGAAGCAGGCCTGGCGACCCTGGAAAATCCGGCCCCCTACGCCGTGAACCTGATCGTCCATCACAGCAATCCGCGACTTCAGGCCGACTTGGCCATCTGCATCGAACACAAGGTGCCGATCGTCATCACCAGCCTGGGCGCGGTGAAAGAGTTGGTGGACGCGGTTCACGGTTACGGCGGCCTGGTGTTCCACGACGTAACGACCCGGCGCCATGCCGAGAAAGCAGCAGAAGCTGGTGTCGATGGCTTGATCGCCGTTGCCGCCGGTGCAGGCGGGCACGCCGGGACCTGGAGCCCGTTTTCGCTGATTGCCGAGATACGCCAGTTTTTCGATAAGACCTTGCTGCTTGCGGGATGCCTGAACCATGGCCATCAGATTTTGGCCGCACAATTGCTCGGCGCCGATCTGGCCTATTTTGGTACACGCTTTATCGCTACGAGCGAAAGCCACGCCCCTGACGCTTATAAAGAGATGTTGCTCACATCCAGAGCCGCAGACATCGTGCATACTCCCGCTGTATCCGGGGTACCGGCCAGTTTCATGCGCCAGAGCCTGGAGAACGCCGGTTTCGATCTGGCCGTTCTGCAGAACAAAGGCGAGGTGGATTTTGGCTCGAAACTCAAACCGCTGAACGATGAAGCCAAGGCCTGGAAAACCGTATGGTCCGCTGGCCAGGGCGTGGGTGAAATCGATGATTTGCCCAGCGTCGATCAGTTGGTGGCACGCCTGGATGAAGAATACCGTCAGGCACATGCCCGGGCGGCGCAGCTTGGCGGGCAATGGCCCCGCTGAAGCAGCCTATAAAACAGTTACTTAATTTTCAGAGACAAGGATGCCGGGCATGAGCGAAACCCGTTTCAACATAGTATTCGACGGAGGCCTGATGCCGGGCGTCGACAGCACCACGGCCAAACTCAACCTCGCCGAACTGTTCAAAAGTGATATCAGCGCCATTGAACGGCTGTTCAGTGGTCGCAAGATTGCCCTTAAAAGCAACCTGTCCCAGAGTGAAGCCCAACAGTACCTGGAAGCGCTCAACAAGAGCGGAATCGATGCCCGAATCGAAGCCGAACCCACCCTCCAGCTGAGTCTTGGCGAAGTACAGGAGTCGCCACAACAGCCGGGTGGACGCCATCCAGAGTCGATCGTCGACCCCGTCTCGCCGTACGCGCCTCCCCGGGCCGAAGTGGGTGATACGCTCGCCGAGTACAGCACGCTCAAGCCGTTCAGCTTCGATGGGCGTATCGGGCGTTTGCGCTACCTGGCCTGGACCATGGTGTTGACCCTGGCCATGCTACCTTTGGTCGGCCTGGGCTTCTGGTTGGCCACGGCCTGGCTGCTGGTTTCAGACTCGATAGCTGCACTGGTCGTCGGCGGCCTGCTCGGCGCAGCCGTCGTACTTGCCTTTGCCTTCGTGAGCATCCAGTTCAACGTCCAGCGCCTGCATGACCTCGGCTGGTCGGGATGGTTGTGGCTGGTCAACCTCGTTCCATTCGTGGGCAGCATCTTCCCGTTCATCCTCATCATTGCCCCGGGCAATACCGGCGCAAACCAATATGGCGCGCCACCACCGCGCAATACCACGGCGGTCAAATTGCTGGCGTCGCTTTGGCTCGTGATGATCGTCCTGATTTTCCTGGCTACCTTTGCCGGCATCTTCGGAGCCCTCCAGGAGGACTACGACAGTAGCAGCCTGAGCAGCTATGAAAGCAGCGAGTACAGCAACGAAACCGTCGAAGAACCCGCTGTCGAGGCAGCCGAGCCCGCCTCGCCTTCTGTAGACTATGAAGAAGAGGAACAATAAGCGCGCTTCATGCCGGTGACAGCCCAGTCGACTGGCGGCGGGCTGTTGCGATGGAGAACTGCATGACCCGTTACGCACTGATCACTGGCGCCTCCAGCGGCATTGGCCTGGCCATGGCCGAAGCGCTGGCCCGGCGCGGTCGCAACCTGATACTGGTGGCTCGACAGCGCGATCGGCTGGAAAGTATTGCAATCGAACTGACTCAACGGTTTGGCGTGGAGGTGTTGTTCCGGGCTTGCGACCTGGGAGAACCGCTGAGGCTTTCAGGCTTTCTCCTGGAACTTGAGGAAGGTGAGCGGCAGATCGACCTGTTGGTCAATTGTGCAGGCATCGGCACCAGCGGGCCGTTCCTTGGCCAGGACTGGATGACCGAGCAGGACCTGATCGAAGTCAACATCCTCGCCCTGACACGGCTTTGTCATGCCATCGGCAACAGCATGGCGCTGCTTGGCGGCGGCCAGATCCTCAACGTCGCCTCGATTGCCGCGTTCCAGCCCGGCCCCTGGATGAGTACCTATTACGCCAGCAAGGCCTATGTGCTGCACTTCTCCGAAGCCCTGCGGGTGGAGCTGAAGAAATGCGCGATCAAGGTCTCGGTGCTTTGCCCTGGCCCGACCCGGACCGGCTTCTTTTCCAGGGCGCAGATGGACGAACAGAAACTCATCGACAGCAAGTTGCTAATGAGCCCGGAAGAAGTGGCCCTGTACGCTGTGCGCGCGCTGGACCGCAACCGCGCCATCATCATTCCCGGACGCCGCAACCGCTGGCTGGCCGCATTGCCACGACTGGGGTCGCGATGGCTGGTCCGAACCATCGCCGGCATGATCAACAAGGCCTATTGCCCGCGCTGATCCCTTCAATTTGAACTACCAGGCGCCTCAACCGGAGCCTTCACGCCCTCGACCTCGACGAACCCAATGGAGAAAACAGCTGTGGATACTCTGTTCACCAAGATCATCAACCGGGAAATCCCGGCGAAGATCATTTACGAGGATGACCAGGTATTGGCCTTCCACGACATCGCCCCACAGGCGCCTGTACATTTTTTGGTCATACCGAAAAAACCGATCCGCACCCTCAATGACCTGACCGAAGAAGACAAAGGCCTGGCTGGACACATCTTGTTCACTGCTCAGCGCCTGGCGCTTGAATTGGGCTGTGAAGAAGGTTTTCGCGTGGTAATGAACTGCAATGAACTGGGGGGACAAACGGTCTATCACATTCATATGCATGTGCTGGGGCAGCGCCAGATGAACTGGCCGCCGGGCTGATACCCCTGACCCAACGCAAATCTTCGGCGGTCGATTGGGTTAAACTGGCCGCTGTGATTTTTCCCGGAGGTAAGCATGACTACCCAACGTCACTACTCGCCGATTGACCGTTTGTTGCTGCAAGCTGATACCGCGATGCGCACACTGCTGCCCTTCAGTGGCCAGCCGTACCGCCCTTCACCGGCTATCGTGCAGCCGGACGCGCAACTGAGTGACGAGCAAACCCGCCACGTCGCCGGACTGATGCGCATCAACCACACCGGTGAAGTCTGTGCCCAGGCGCTGTACCAAGGCCAGGCGCTGACAGCGAAGCTGCCACAAGTGCGAGAGGCAATGGAGCATGCCGCCGAGGAAGAAATCGACCATCTGGTCTGGTGTGAGCAACGGATTCGCCAGTTGGGCAGCCACACCAGCGTCCTGAACCCGCTGTTCTATGGGATGTCATTCGGAATCGGCGCCGTTGCCGGGCTGATCAGCGACAAAGTCAGCCTCGGCTTCGTTGCGGCGACCGAGCATCAGGTGTGCAAACACTTGAATGAACACCTCGAACAACTGCCGGCCGAAGATGAAAAATCCCGGGCGATCCTTGAGCAGATGCGCGTGGACGAGGAACACCATGCCGAGAGTGCGCTAGAGGCCGGAGGCTTCCGATTTCCGGCCCCGGTAAAGTTCGGCATGAGCCTGCTGGCCAAAGTCATGACCAAGAGCACTTATCGGATCTGACGGCGATGGGGACTGAATAGCTCGTCCTCATGCCCACGGAAATTAAAAAGGCGGCTCCCCCAGGGGAAGTCGCCTTTTTTCCATCCAAAAACTCAATACAGCCAGTCGCAGGCCGTTGCTATTGGCTATCGACTCACCCCAACTCGATGATTTCATAATCGTGGGTGATTTCGACCCCGGCGGCACCGAGCATGATCGAAGCCGAGCAGTATTTCTCGGCGGACAGCTCAATGGCGCGCTTGACCTGGGCTTCCTTCAGGGCTCGTCCCTTCACTACGAAGTGCATGTGGATCTTGGTAAACACTTTTGGATCTTCGGTGGCACGTTCTGCCTCCAGGAAGGCTTCACAGCTTTCGACGGCCTGGCGGGACTTTTTAAGAATGCTGACCACGTCGAAGTTGCTGCAACCGCCTACGCCCAACAGGAGCATTTCCATCGGCCGAACACCCAGGTTCCGCCCACCGGCCTCTGGCGGGCCGTCCATGACGACCACATGACCACTGCCTGACTCACCGAGGAACATGGCTTCGCCAGCCCATTGGATGCGTGCCTTCATCGCCAAGACTCCACTGTTAAAAAAGGGTTGCCAGCTTAGCACAGCACTCCGGAATGACCGCTCTGCGTCTTAGGAGACCTGACCTGCCAGCATGTAGGTAAATTCTCAAATCAATTAAGAACGCCTCTGTTAAGCTGGCGCCAACTCGCTGGCGTATGGCCAGCTTTTAGCGATAACCCTTCGCGCCTATAAAAAAAAAACCAAACCATCACACTGCGCAGTCTTTCGGGATACAACCATGGTTGCCGTTACTCCCACGTTCAAGATCAAGAATCTCGACAAGCTCTTGATGCATTGCCAGCGCCGCCGCTATCCAGCCAAACACAACATCATTTGTGCGGGAGATCGTTCCGACACGCTGTTTTTCATCATCAAGGGCTCGGTCACTATCCTGATAGAAGATGACGACGGTCGGGAAATGATCATCGCCTACCTCAACTCCGGAGATTTTTTCGGCGAGTTGGGGTTGTTCGAACAGGCGGGCAAGGAACAGGAGCGCAGTGCCTGGGTGCGGACCAAGATTGAATGTGAAGTCGCAGAAATCAGCTACGCCAAATTCCGAGAACTGTCCCTGCAAGACCCGGACATTCTTTACGTCCTCAGTGGACAAATCGCACAACGCCTGCGTAATACCACCCGCAAGGTGGGTGATCTTGCGTTTTTCGACGTCACCGGACGTGTCGCGCGTTGCCTGTTGGAACTGTGCAAGCAGCCCGATGCCATGACCCACCCCGACGGCATGCAGATCAAGGTGACCCGCCAGGAGATCGGTCGGATTGTCGGTTGTTCGCGTGAAATGGTCGGTCGCGTACTCAAGGATCTTGAAGAGCGCAACCTGGTCAGCGTCAAAGGCAAGACCATGGTGGTGTTCGGAACGCGTTAAGCGCCCAGCAGATTGGTCAGCAGCTCCCGGTACAAAGCCTCGAGTCGCTCCAGCGCGTGAGGCGCCGGGAATTTTTCATGCAAGGCAATATGGCTCTCGGCCCGCACTCGCTGCTCCAGGCCGCAAGCCTCATTGAAGCGATTGACTGCCGCGACCATGGACTCGCGCTCGTTCTGCAGCAAAAGCGCGCCATGGACCAAGCCCACCGGCCGTTGACCGCCCTTGCTCTGACGCCAGCGCTGAGCGGTACCCACCATTTTCCGGCCGTCGAGGTTGACGTTGAAGCGCCCGTCACAAAAAGCCCCTTGCACCTCTCCCAGCGAAGCCACCCCGCCCAGCTCGTCCAACAGCTGACAGATGGGATCGCACAATCGGCGATACCCGGTTTCGATACGTCCGTGGTCACCTTCGCTGCGCGGTGGTGCATAGACCAGGGCAATATTGACGGTAGCGCCCGACTGCGGCACCGGTTCGCCACCCGTTTCACGCAGCAAGACAGGCCAGCCATGGGCGGCTGATACTTCACAGGCGTGTGCAAACCCCGGCAGGCGACTCAAGCGACGCGGCATCACCAGCGCACGATCGTTGGGCTGCCAGAACAGCAGGCCGAACTCCGCGTCGCCTGCACAGATGCTGGCCAGCAGTTCCTGTTCGGCTTGCAGGCCAGCTTCGACGGTCAGTGAAATCACAGGCGACATGGATCAGTCCAGCGTCGAGCCGCTCACCGGCAAGCCTCGTTCAGGAAAGAACAGTCGCTGCAATTCCGTACCCGGGTTCTCGGCCCGCATGAACGCTTCGCCCACCAGGAACGAGTACACATCGCTGACTTCCATCAGTTCGACATCGGCCCGGTTGAGGATGCCGCTTTCGGTGATGACCAAGCGATCGCGCGGGATGCGCGGCAACAGGTCCAGGGTGGTTTCCAGGTTGACTTCGAAAGTGTGCAGGTTGCGATTGTTCACGCCGACCAGCTTGGTATCGAGGGTCTTCAGGGCTCGCTCCAACTCGTCACCGTCGTGGACTTCCACCAGGACATCCAGCCCGACGCTTTTGGCAACGGTCGCCAGCTCGGCCATTTTCACGTCGTCCAAGGCGGAAACGATCAACAGTACGCAATCGGCGCCCAACGCACGCGCCTCGATGATCTGGTACGGGTCGATCATGAAATCCTTGCGGATCACCGGCAGCTTGCACGCCGCCCGTGCTTGCTTCAGGTAGTCGTCGGCCCCTTGAAAAAAGTCGACGTCGGTCAGCACCGAGAGGCAGGTCGCACCGCCCTTTTCGTAGCTTCGCGCGATCTCGGCCGGAACGAAATGCTCACGAATCACGCCTTTGCTGGGGGATGCCTTCTTGATTTCGGCAATCACCGCCGGTTGTTTTTTCTTGGTCTGATCGATCAGGGCCTGGGCAAAGCCACGCGGCGCATCCGCTGAACGCGCCAGGCCTTCCAACTCGGCCAGACTGACCCGGGCGCTGCGCTCGGCCACTTCCTGGGCCTTGCGAGCCAGAATGTTTTCCAGAACCGTTGGCACGCTCATCCTTCGTTCTCCACTTTGAATACGGCAGTAAATGCACCTAACTCTTCGAGCTTTTCCCTGGCCAGGCCGGTATGCAGTGCGTCATGGGCCAACTCCACGCCTTGCTTGAGGCTGCTGGCGTGGTCGGCGGCGTACAACGCGGCACCGGCATTGAGCACGATCATCTCAGCGGCTTTCTGGCCATTCTCGGTCTTGCGGCGACCCAAGGCATCACGGATCAGTTCCAGCGATTGGGCCGGGCTGTCGACCGCCAGCCCGTGCAGGCTCTGGCTCTTCATGCCGAGGTCTTCAGGTTCGACCCAATACTCGCTGATC encodes:
- the argC gene encoding N-acetyl-gamma-glutamyl-phosphate reductase; this encodes MVKVGIVGGTGYTGVELLRLLAQHPQAEVVVITSRSEAGLAVADMYPNLRGHYDGLAFSVPDIKTLGACDVVFFATPHGVAHALAGELLAAGTKVIDLSADFRLQDADEWAKWYGQPHGAPDLLVEAVYGLPEVNREKIKQARLIAVPGCYPTATQLGFLPLLEAGLADASRLIADCKSGVSGAGRGASVGSLYSETSESMKAYAVKGHRHLPEIRQGLRRAAGKEVGLTFVPHLTPMIRGIHSTLYATVVDRSVDLQALFEKRYANEPFVDVMPAGSHPETRSVRGANVCRIAVHRPQDGDLVVVLSVIDNLVKGASGQAVQNLNILFGLDERLGLSHAGMLP
- the hemJ gene encoding protoporphyrinogen oxidase HemJ → MLYLWLKALHIVSMVCWFAGLFYLPRLFVYHAQSEDSVSKERFSVMERKLYRGIMGPAMIATLVFGIWLLSLNASAYFTQGGWMHAKLTLVVLLIGYHHMCGAQVKRFARGENTRSHVFYRWFNEVPVLILLAIVILVVVRPF
- a CDS encoding NAD(P)H-dependent flavin oxidoreductase, translating into MSLPALLEQRLRLPIVAAPMFLISNPQLVLACCRNGIVGSFPALNQRESSGFKNWLEEIEAGLATLENPAPYAVNLIVHHSNPRLQADLAICIEHKVPIVITSLGAVKELVDAVHGYGGLVFHDVTTRRHAEKAAEAGVDGLIAVAAGAGGHAGTWSPFSLIAEIRQFFDKTLLLAGCLNHGHQILAAQLLGADLAYFGTRFIATSESHAPDAYKEMLLTSRAADIVHTPAVSGVPASFMRQSLENAGFDLAVLQNKGEVDFGSKLKPLNDEAKAWKTVWSAGQGVGEIDDLPSVDQLVARLDEEYRQAHARAAQLGGQWPR
- a CDS encoding DUF805 domain-containing protein, with the protein product MSETRFNIVFDGGLMPGVDSTTAKLNLAELFKSDISAIERLFSGRKIALKSNLSQSEAQQYLEALNKSGIDARIEAEPTLQLSLGEVQESPQQPGGRHPESIVDPVSPYAPPRAEVGDTLAEYSTLKPFSFDGRIGRLRYLAWTMVLTLAMLPLVGLGFWLATAWLLVSDSIAALVVGGLLGAAVVLAFAFVSIQFNVQRLHDLGWSGWLWLVNLVPFVGSIFPFILIIAPGNTGANQYGAPPPRNTTAVKLLASLWLVMIVLIFLATFAGIFGALQEDYDSSSLSSYESSEYSNETVEEPAVEAAEPASPSVDYEEEEQ
- a CDS encoding SDR family NAD(P)-dependent oxidoreductase — translated: MTRYALITGASSGIGLAMAEALARRGRNLILVARQRDRLESIAIELTQRFGVEVLFRACDLGEPLRLSGFLLELEEGERQIDLLVNCAGIGTSGPFLGQDWMTEQDLIEVNILALTRLCHAIGNSMALLGGGQILNVASIAAFQPGPWMSTYYASKAYVLHFSEALRVELKKCAIKVSVLCPGPTRTGFFSRAQMDEQKLIDSKLLMSPEEVALYAVRALDRNRAIIIPGRRNRWLAALPRLGSRWLVRTIAGMINKAYCPR
- a CDS encoding histidine triad nucleotide-binding protein — translated: MDTLFTKIINREIPAKIIYEDDQVLAFHDIAPQAPVHFLVIPKKPIRTLNDLTEEDKGLAGHILFTAQRLALELGCEEGFRVVMNCNELGGQTVYHIHMHVLGQRQMNWPPG
- the coq7 gene encoding 2-polyprenyl-3-methyl-6-methoxy-1,4-benzoquinone monooxygenase, which codes for MTTQRHYSPIDRLLLQADTAMRTLLPFSGQPYRPSPAIVQPDAQLSDEQTRHVAGLMRINHTGEVCAQALYQGQALTAKLPQVREAMEHAAEEEIDHLVWCEQRIRQLGSHTSVLNPLFYGMSFGIGAVAGLISDKVSLGFVAATEHQVCKHLNEHLEQLPAEDEKSRAILEQMRVDEEHHAESALEAGGFRFPAPVKFGMSLLAKVMTKSTYRI
- a CDS encoding OsmC family protein, which encodes MKARIQWAGEAMFLGESGSGHVVVMDGPPEAGGRNLGVRPMEMLLLGVGGCSNFDVVSILKKSRQAVESCEAFLEAERATEDPKVFTKIHMHFVVKGRALKEAQVKRAIELSAEKYCSASIMLGAAGVEITHDYEIIELG
- the crp gene encoding cAMP-activated global transcriptional regulator CRP, with the translated sequence MVAVTPTFKIKNLDKLLMHCQRRRYPAKHNIICAGDRSDTLFFIIKGSVTILIEDDDGREMIIAYLNSGDFFGELGLFEQAGKEQERSAWVRTKIECEVAEISYAKFRELSLQDPDILYVLSGQIAQRLRNTTRKVGDLAFFDVTGRVARCLLELCKQPDAMTHPDGMQIKVTRQEIGRIVGCSREMVGRVLKDLEERNLVSVKGKTMVVFGTR
- a CDS encoding biotin/lipoate A/B protein ligase family protein, translated to MSPVISLTVEAGLQAEQELLASICAGDAEFGLLFWQPNDRALVMPRRLSRLPGFAHACEVSAAHGWPVLLRETGGEPVPQSGATVNIALVYAPPRSEGDHGRIETGYRRLCDPICQLLDELGGVASLGEVQGAFCDGRFNVNLDGRKMVGTAQRWRQSKGGQRPVGLVHGALLLQNERESMVAAVNRFNEACGLEQRVRAESHIALHEKFPAPHALERLEALYRELLTNLLGA
- the trpC gene encoding indole-3-glycerol phosphate synthase TrpC codes for the protein MSVPTVLENILARKAQEVAERSARVSLAELEGLARSADAPRGFAQALIDQTKKKQPAVIAEIKKASPSKGVIREHFVPAEIARSYEKGGATCLSVLTDVDFFQGADDYLKQARAACKLPVIRKDFMIDPYQIIEARALGADCVLLIVSALDDVKMAELATVAKSVGLDVLVEVHDGDELERALKTLDTKLVGVNNRNLHTFEVNLETTLDLLPRIPRDRLVITESGILNRADVELMEVSDVYSFLVGEAFMRAENPGTELQRLFFPERGLPVSGSTLD